Proteins from a single region of Pseudodesulfovibrio portus:
- a CDS encoding PTS system mannose/fructose/sorbose family transporter subunit IID has product MKDRGSAQTRTDSRGMAFVRSFLRCYLVGAGFNTRGMQNIGLMYAMQPGLRAIHNDPKMLRNAQKRYARHYQSHPFWTPCLVGILLNVEGAIKTGRFPPKMLAKVKDTMAYTLSAIGDSVFAGSLLIFWALLTICLILSGLPRTALAVGVVFLAGLQIFRAYTFAAGVREGFKLLEKLKRWDLINWGRRVKYANAGLLIWLWTLIWPNPQQWWELPIGVGGLLLFARFVRTGVLSRVLAVIVFVMLIDIFPWVEEAVRNGFGL; this is encoded by the coding sequence TGGCCTTCGTGCGCAGCTTCCTGCGCTGCTACCTGGTGGGCGCGGGATTCAACACGCGCGGCATGCAGAACATCGGGCTGATGTACGCCATGCAACCCGGCCTGCGCGCCATCCACAACGATCCCAAGATGCTCAGGAACGCCCAGAAACGGTACGCCCGCCACTACCAGTCCCATCCGTTCTGGACGCCGTGTCTGGTGGGCATCCTCCTCAACGTCGAGGGGGCCATCAAGACGGGCCGGTTCCCGCCCAAGATGCTGGCCAAGGTCAAGGACACCATGGCCTACACCCTGTCCGCCATCGGCGACTCGGTGTTCGCGGGCAGCCTGCTCATCTTCTGGGCGCTGCTCACCATCTGCCTGATCCTGTCGGGCCTGCCCCGGACGGCCCTGGCCGTGGGCGTGGTCTTCCTGGCCGGGCTCCAGATATTTCGGGCCTACACCTTCGCCGCAGGCGTCCGGGAAGGGTTCAAGCTGCTGGAGAAGCTCAAGCGGTGGGATCTCATCAACTGGGGCCGGAGGGTGAAATACGCCAACGCCGGGCTGCTCATCTGGCTGTGGACCCTGATCTGGCCGAATCCCCAGCAGTGGTGGGAGCTGCCCATCGGCGTGGGCGGGCTGCTGCTCTTCGCCCGCTTCGTGCGCACGGGAGTGCTCTCCCGCGTGCTGGCAGTGATCGTGTTCGTGATGCTGATAGACATTTTCCCCTGGGTGGAAGAAGCCGTCCGAAACGGATTTGGCTTGTGA
- a CDS encoding HPr family phosphocarrier protein produces MTDESTTDMDNEDYLSRKVIVASDNGLHARPAGRLAQEAQTFEADISLVLDDQEADAKSILDILTLAAGPGNVLELRATGVDAEAALERLEELFANKLEG; encoded by the coding sequence ATGACGGATGAAAGCACCACAGACATGGACAACGAAGATTACCTCTCCCGGAAGGTCATCGTCGCCTCCGACAACGGGCTGCATGCCCGTCCGGCGGGCAGGCTCGCCCAGGAGGCACAGACCTTTGAGGCCGACATCTCCCTGGTCCTGGACGACCAGGAGGCGGACGCCAAGTCCATACTCGACATCCTGACCCTGGCCGCCGGGCCGGGCAACGTCCTGGAACTGCGCGCCACCGGCGTGGACGCCGAGGCCGCCCTGGAACGGCTGGAAGAACTGTTCGCCAACAAGCTCGAAGGATAA
- the ptsP gene encoding phosphoenolpyruvate--protein phosphotransferase translates to MADSIITGIPVATGIAIGKAFFVNRSHAANLPRQTVAARLVGDEITRLHEAFATVEGELKTIRKTLPEELKSHGSLIDTHLMMLRDPKLSGAAEEYIKTLGLNAAWALEKAVADQEQAFGAIRDPYIRERMQDVRVVADKVQTKLMGLEVDMTAISGRAIIMAHDLTPADTVELQADKIMGFATVRGGKTSHTGIMARSLAIPALVGVDGLEDKVRDGDLVVLDGLTGKIVVNPTESELEDYNERAALFEDYSRKIKRQCHLPAETFDGSRVEVQANIELVEEVAAVLDNGGEGVGLYRTEYAYLNRKELPSEDELADKYIDLASIMSPRKVVFRTLDLGSDKFIASFGELHEANPAMGLRAIRFCLKNPQLFKTQLRAILRASAYGNVSLMFPMISGVKEIRQAKAWLAQAKAELRREGVEYDPNMPVGTMIELPAAVMIAEYLAHEVDFFSIGTNDLIQYSLGVDRTNRHVSYLYQPLHPATLRAIKLVVDAAHQAGIEVSLCGEVASDPFCVPILLGMGIDSISMTPQAIPGIKRIIRQTNMHDCRKLLRDVLECRTVSRINNLVMDNIFKHFPEEVTFFSSLLENDELPS, encoded by the coding sequence ATGGCCGACTCGATCATCACGGGCATACCGGTTGCCACGGGCATCGCCATAGGCAAGGCCTTTTTCGTCAACCGAAGTCATGCCGCCAACCTGCCGAGACAGACCGTCGCGGCCCGGCTGGTCGGTGACGAGATCACGCGGCTGCACGAGGCCTTCGCCACCGTGGAGGGGGAACTCAAGACCATTCGCAAGACCCTTCCCGAAGAGCTGAAAAGCCACGGCTCCCTCATCGACACCCACCTGATGATGCTCAGGGACCCCAAGCTCTCCGGGGCCGCCGAGGAATACATCAAGACGCTCGGCCTGAACGCGGCCTGGGCGCTGGAAAAGGCCGTGGCCGACCAGGAGCAGGCCTTCGGGGCCATCCGCGACCCCTACATCCGCGAGCGCATGCAGGACGTCCGCGTGGTGGCCGACAAGGTACAGACCAAGCTCATGGGCCTGGAAGTTGACATGACCGCCATCTCGGGCCGGGCCATCATCATGGCCCACGACCTGACCCCGGCGGACACCGTGGAGCTCCAGGCGGACAAGATCATGGGCTTTGCCACGGTGCGCGGCGGCAAGACCTCCCACACCGGCATCATGGCCCGCTCACTGGCCATCCCGGCCCTGGTCGGCGTGGACGGGCTGGAGGACAAGGTCCGCGACGGCGACCTGGTCGTCCTGGATGGGTTGACCGGCAAGATCGTGGTCAATCCCACCGAGTCGGAACTCGAGGATTACAACGAGCGGGCCGCCCTGTTCGAGGACTACTCGCGCAAGATCAAGCGCCAGTGCCACCTGCCCGCCGAGACCTTCGACGGCTCCCGGGTCGAGGTGCAGGCAAACATCGAGCTGGTGGAGGAAGTGGCCGCTGTCCTGGACAACGGCGGCGAGGGCGTGGGCCTCTACCGCACCGAGTACGCCTACCTGAACCGCAAGGAGCTGCCCTCCGAGGACGAGCTGGCCGACAAGTATATCGACCTGGCGTCCATCATGTCCCCGCGCAAGGTCGTCTTCCGCACCCTGGATCTGGGCAGCGACAAGTTCATCGCCTCCTTCGGCGAACTGCACGAGGCCAACCCGGCCATGGGGCTTCGGGCCATCCGTTTCTGCCTGAAGAACCCGCAATTGTTCAAGACCCAGCTCCGGGCCATCCTGCGCGCCTCGGCCTACGGCAACGTGTCGCTCATGTTCCCCATGATCTCCGGGGTCAAGGAAATCAGGCAGGCCAAGGCGTGGCTCGCCCAGGCCAAGGCGGAGCTTCGCCGCGAGGGCGTGGAATACGACCCGAACATGCCGGTGGGCACCATGATCGAACTGCCCGCCGCCGTGATGATCGCCGAGTACCTGGCCCACGAGGTGGACTTCTTCTCCATCGGCACCAACGACCTGATCCAGTATTCGCTGGGCGTGGACCGGACCAACCGCCATGTCTCCTACCTGTACCAGCCGCTCCACCCGGCCACCCTCAGGGCCATCAAATTGGTGGTTGACGCGGCCCATCAGGCGGGCATAGAAGTATCGCTCTGCGGCGAGGTGGCGTCCGACCCGTTCTGCGTGCCCATCCTGCTCGGCATGGGCATCGACTCCATCTCCATGACCCCGCAGGCCATTCCCGGCATCAAGCGCATCATCCGGCAGACCAACATGCACGACTGCCGCAAGCTGCTCAGGGACGTCCTGGAATGCCGCACGGTCAGCCGCATCAACAACCTGGTGATGGACAACATTTTCAAGCACTTCCCCGAGGAAGTCACATTCTTCTCGTCCCTTCTCGAAAACGACGAGTTGCCCTCATAA
- the smpB gene encoding SsrA-binding protein SmpB produces MAKKKKKSTSPNTIAVNKQARRLYDITEDLEAGISLKGSEVKSLRAGQVSFKDGYVRFTADGEAYLVGVHIAPYDKTGVYDQHDPERPRRLLMHKQEIENLQAKTEQKGLSVIPMRLYFARGKVKVQIGLGRGKNVHSKKQDIKDRDIARDTARQLADYK; encoded by the coding sequence ATGGCAAAGAAAAAAAAGAAATCCACCTCCCCGAACACCATCGCGGTCAACAAGCAGGCGCGGCGGCTGTACGACATCACCGAAGACCTCGAGGCGGGCATCTCGCTCAAGGGCAGCGAGGTCAAATCCCTGCGCGCCGGGCAGGTGTCCTTCAAGGACGGCTACGTCCGGTTCACGGCCGACGGCGAGGCGTATCTCGTGGGTGTGCACATCGCCCCCTACGACAAGACCGGGGTCTACGATCAGCACGATCCTGAACGCCCCCGGCGGCTGCTCATGCACAAGCAGGAAATCGAGAACCTCCAGGCCAAGACCGAACAAAAGGGCCTGTCCGTGATCCCCATGCGCCTCTACTTCGCGCGCGGCAAGGTCAAGGTCCAGATCGGCCTGGGACGCGGCAAGAACGTCCACTCAAAGAAGCAGGACATCAAGGACCGCGATATCGCGCGCGACACCGCCCGGCAATTGGCGGACTACAAGTAA
- a CDS encoding Txe/YoeB family addiction module toxin — MRLTWTEHGWEDYLYWQKADKKMVKRINLLIRDALRTPFEGRGKPEPLRFDLTGYWSRRIDREHRLVYAYDSEADALIIAQCRYHY, encoded by the coding sequence ATGCGCCTCACCTGGACCGAACACGGTTGGGAAGATTATCTGTATTGGCAGAAGGCCGACAAAAAGATGGTCAAGCGCATCAATCTGCTCATCCGGGACGCCCTGAGGACTCCCTTTGAAGGGCGGGGCAAGCCCGAACCGCTCCGTTTCGACCTCACCGGCTACTGGTCCCGCCGCATCGACAGGGAACACCGCCTTGTCTACGCCTACGACAGCGAGGCGGACGCACTGATCATCGCCCAATGCCGTTACCACTACTGA
- a CDS encoding type II toxin-antitoxin system Phd/YefM family antitoxin: MPEAITYTDARQRLASTMDEVCDSHEPVIITRRKAKSVVMMSLEDYNSIAETAYLLGSPANADRLRASIRSAQAGELEEHALLED; this comes from the coding sequence ATGCCCGAAGCCATCACCTACACCGATGCTCGTCAACGCCTGGCGTCCACCATGGACGAGGTGTGCGATTCGCATGAGCCCGTGATCATCACGCGGCGCAAGGCAAAGTCTGTGGTCATGATGTCCCTGGAAGACTATAATTCGATCGCTGAAACGGCGTATCTGCTAGGCAGCCCGGCCAATGCCGACCGGTTGCGTGCGTCAATCCGTTCCGCCCAGGCGGGGGAGCTTGAAGAACACGCGCTCCTGGAGGACTGA
- a CDS encoding ribonuclease HII, translating to MSQVVLYEAGGYSPTEIAGVDEAGRGCLAGPVVAGACILPVEYDLPGLTDSKQLTAVRREELYPLIREQAVAWAVGVAWAPEIDEVNILQATFRAMGRAVRCLKAEPRFLRIDGDKTIPGYALGRDIHQEYVIKGDGKVPAISAASVLAKTFRDRLMVKLAKRYPGYGISQHMGYGTKAHIEAIRKLGPCRLHRLTFKKVKPEDKPQEQASLF from the coding sequence ATGAGCCAGGTCGTTTTGTACGAAGCAGGGGGGTATTCCCCGACGGAGATCGCCGGGGTGGACGAGGCCGGGCGGGGGTGTCTGGCCGGGCCCGTGGTGGCCGGGGCGTGCATCCTGCCGGTCGAGTACGACCTGCCGGGGCTGACCGACTCCAAGCAGTTGACGGCCGTGCGGCGCGAGGAGCTGTATCCCCTGATCCGGGAGCAGGCAGTGGCCTGGGCCGTGGGTGTGGCCTGGGCGCCGGAGATAGACGAAGTCAATATTTTGCAGGCCACGTTCCGGGCCATGGGGCGGGCCGTGCGCTGCCTCAAGGCGGAGCCGAGATTCCTGCGCATCGACGGGGACAAGACCATTCCGGGTTACGCGCTGGGGCGCGACATCCATCAGGAGTACGTGATCAAGGGCGACGGCAAGGTCCCTGCCATCTCCGCCGCCTCGGTCCTGGCCAAGACCTTCCGCGACCGGCTCATGGTCAAGCTGGCCAAACGCTACCCCGGCTACGGCATCTCCCAGCACATGGGCTACGGCACCAAGGCCCACATCGAGGCCATCCGAAAACTCGGCCCCTGCCGCCTCCACCGCCTGACCTTCAAAAAGGTCAAACCCGAAGACAAGCCGCAGGAACAGGCCAGCCTGTTCTAG
- the rplS gene encoding 50S ribosomal protein L19 yields the protein MDIIKKIESEHIRLDMPEFKAGDTVKVHYRIIEGEKERIQVFQGAVLRRRRGTTNSTFTVRKISDGIGVERVFPMNSPFIDRVEVVSEGKVRRSRIYYLRNLRGKAARIKSKQIWE from the coding sequence ATGGACATCATCAAGAAAATCGAGTCCGAACACATTCGTTTGGACATGCCCGAGTTCAAGGCCGGTGACACCGTCAAGGTTCACTACCGCATCATCGAGGGTGAAAAGGAACGCATCCAGGTCTTCCAGGGCGCTGTCCTGCGTCGCCGTCGCGGCACCACCAACTCCACCTTCACCGTGCGCAAGATTTCCGACGGTATCGGCGTGGAGCGCGTGTTCCCCATGAACTCCCCCTTCATCGACCGCGTGGAAGTGGTCTCCGAGGGCAAGGTTCGCCGCAGCCGCATCTACTACCTGCGCAATCTGCGGGGTAAGGCCGCACGCATCAAGTCCAAACAGATCTGGGAGTAA
- the trmD gene encoding tRNA (guanosine(37)-N1)-methyltransferase TrmD yields MNFHLVSIFPHYFESPLQSGLMGKAVENGLVSLDYVDVRRFAGGVHKSVDDRPFGGGPGMLLKLDPMVKALDSVERKGRILMLSPRGKPFNQAQAKALSQEEDVTLICGRYEGIDERLLDLYPIELVSVGDFVLNGGEIGAVCMVEAIARLLPGFMGHEDSGEEESFSAGLLEYPHYTRPEDYDGLAVPEVLRSGDHGKIADWRRECSLSATLSDRPDLLPNARLTVEDIDFLRAQPRTRLGRNLYIALCHYPVVNKFGEKVAVSVTNLDLHDMARVARSYGLGGFYATTPIEDQKALADRLLSHWKEGAGSQANPDRAEAFSKVKVFDDIESAVLDIEAQTGQCPRLAATSARLDRRKEAEPALTCSEVQKWLANSPVLLIFGTGHGLAEEVLSKADGIMRPVRYLDDYNHLSVRSAVAIIVDRLIADEY; encoded by the coding sequence ATGAATTTCCATCTCGTCTCCATCTTTCCGCACTACTTCGAGTCGCCGCTGCAGAGCGGCCTCATGGGCAAGGCCGTGGAGAACGGGCTGGTCTCCCTCGACTACGTGGACGTGCGCCGGTTCGCGGGCGGGGTGCACAAGTCCGTGGACGACCGCCCCTTCGGCGGCGGGCCGGGCATGCTGCTCAAGCTCGACCCCATGGTCAAGGCCCTGGACTCCGTCGAGCGCAAGGGACGCATCCTGATGCTCTCCCCGCGCGGCAAGCCGTTCAACCAGGCCCAGGCCAAGGCTTTGTCGCAGGAAGAGGACGTGACGCTCATCTGCGGGCGCTACGAGGGCATCGACGAGCGGCTCCTTGACCTCTACCCCATCGAGCTGGTCTCGGTCGGCGATTTCGTGCTCAACGGCGGCGAGATCGGGGCCGTGTGCATGGTCGAGGCCATCGCCCGGCTTCTGCCCGGCTTCATGGGGCACGAGGACTCCGGCGAAGAGGAGTCCTTTTCCGCCGGGCTGCTCGAATACCCGCACTACACCAGGCCCGAGGACTATGACGGGCTCGCCGTGCCCGAGGTGCTGCGAAGCGGCGACCACGGCAAGATCGCGGACTGGCGGCGGGAGTGCTCGCTGTCCGCCACCCTGAGCGACCGGCCGGACCTGCTGCCCAACGCGCGGCTGACCGTCGAGGATATCGATTTTCTGCGCGCACAACCGCGCACCCGGTTGGGGCGCAACCTGTATATCGCGCTCTGCCACTATCCGGTGGTCAACAAGTTCGGCGAAAAGGTGGCGGTGTCCGTGACCAACCTGGACCTGCACGACATGGCCCGCGTGGCCCGCAGCTACGGCCTGGGAGGGTTCTACGCCACCACGCCCATCGAGGACCAGAAAGCGCTGGCCGACAGGCTCCTCAGCCACTGGAAGGAGGGGGCGGGCAGCCAGGCCAATCCGGACCGCGCCGAGGCCTTTTCCAAGGTCAAGGTTTTTGACGATATCGAGTCTGCGGTCCTTGACATCGAGGCGCAAACAGGGCAATGTCCCCGCCTCGCGGCCACTTCAGCACGGCTGGATCGCCGCAAGGAGGCGGAGCCTGCCCTGACCTGTTCAGAGGTCCAAAAATGGCTCGCCAACTCTCCGGTTTTATTGATTTTTGGAACCGGACACGGTTTGGCGGAAGAAGTCCTCTCCAAAGCGGACGGCATAATGCGGCCTGTCAGGTATTTGGACGACTACAACCATCTGTCGGTAAGAAGTGCGGTTGCCATCATTGTTGATCGCCTCATCGCGGATGAGTACTAA
- the rimM gene encoding ribosome maturation factor RimM (Essential for efficient processing of 16S rRNA) yields MAKRHSAEGFILVGGVVKPHGIRGEFCMKSHADSPSLFDAVDTLYLQDGARPQQPVSITSWREHKEFILVTVKGVTDRDQADRLRGRSVLVREEDLPEPDEGEHYLYQMIGCRVVLEDGTEVGELTGYYETGEQDTWVIVNDAGTEILLPAVPEFVLDIDLDAETILIEPPEGLLDLYLNPDPPKKKKKRTPPRRKKQS; encoded by the coding sequence ATGGCTAAACGACATTCCGCCGAGGGGTTCATCCTCGTGGGCGGGGTGGTCAAGCCGCACGGAATTCGAGGGGAGTTCTGCATGAAGAGTCATGCAGACTCCCCGTCCCTTTTCGACGCGGTGGACACCCTGTACCTGCAGGATGGGGCCCGGCCTCAACAGCCCGTTTCCATCACATCCTGGCGTGAACACAAGGAATTCATCCTTGTCACCGTCAAGGGCGTGACCGATCGCGACCAGGCCGACAGGCTGCGTGGCCGGTCTGTCCTCGTGCGCGAGGAGGATCTGCCGGAGCCGGACGAGGGCGAGCACTATCTCTATCAGATGATCGGCTGCCGCGTGGTGCTCGAAGACGGCACCGAGGTGGGCGAGCTCACGGGCTATTACGAGACCGGCGAGCAGGACACCTGGGTGATCGTCAATGACGCCGGGACCGAAATCCTGCTGCCCGCCGTGCCCGAGTTCGTGCTGGACATCGACCTGGACGCGGAGACCATCCTCATCGAGCCGCCGGAAGGGCTGCTGGATCTCTATCTCAACCCCGATCCGCCCAAAAAGAAAAAGAAGCGCACGCCCCCGCGCCGGAAAAAGCAGTCATGA